A genomic region of Deltaproteobacteria bacterium contains the following coding sequences:
- a CDS encoding pirin family protein, translating to MIFHRLSNTRGQANLGWLKSYHSFSFAEYHDPQYMGFGVLRVINEDFIAPEAGFPTHSHRNMEIITYMIEGTLEHKDTLGNSELLRAGEVQRMTAGQGVRHSEFNHRKDSPVHLLQIWIEPDQKELPPSYQQKSFTRALDEKKLTLLVSPTQEKESLKIHQDIKLYGFKSHEKISIAESLHPDRIYYLQIINGVPLVNDLQLAPGDALALEAEKSLKLSADQGCEFLLFDLPMISI from the coding sequence ATGATCTTTCATCGTCTTAGTAATACGAGAGGCCAGGCTAACCTCGGATGGCTTAAAAGTTATCACTCATTTTCTTTCGCTGAATACCATGATCCCCAATATATGGGCTTTGGTGTTCTTAGGGTTATCAATGAGGACTTCATAGCGCCTGAAGCGGGCTTTCCTACCCACAGTCATAGAAATATGGAAATCATCACCTATATGATTGAAGGGACCTTGGAGCATAAAGACACCCTGGGAAATTCTGAACTACTTCGTGCCGGTGAAGTTCAAAGGATGACAGCTGGACAGGGGGTAAGACATTCTGAATTTAATCATCGTAAAGATTCACCGGTTCATCTGTTGCAAATTTGGATTGAACCGGATCAAAAAGAACTGCCACCATCTTATCAACAAAAGTCCTTTACTCGGGCATTAGATGAAAAAAAATTAACCCTTTTAGTTTCGCCGACGCAGGAAAAAGAGTCTTTAAAAATCCATCAAGATATTAAACTTTATGGATTTAAGTCGCATGAAAAAATTTCAATTGCAGAATCACTTCATCCTGATCGGATTTACTATTTACAAATAATAAATGGAGTTCCCTTAGTTAATGATCTTCAACTAGCTCCTGGTGATGCACTGGCTCTAGAAGCTGAAAAGTCTCTAAAACTAAGTGCCGATCAAGGCTGTGAGTTTTTGCTCTTTGATCTTCCTATGATTTCAATTTAA
- a CDS encoding LysR family transcriptional regulator — translation MEIFELKYFLAVAQIENVNRAAEKINVSSGSLSKAIARLEEELQTPLFFKSGRGIRLTPEGQVLKKKAANIIYLEEDARLELRGREYGSLNVYVSSEEILQTSFGIEIAKKIMNFFPQAKIQFTIRGEVAAINQVMDGESHFALITLDPPENLISRVLAKVEFKTCASKSHPLVKKYGNKAIPIDEVLKYPFVAPDSSILGKIAKSFSIDGWRDDKFPRMIRYKVCGLKLMENLIQEGMALGYLPDYFVESAGLTSLKLSGCPYSCQQTIRIVTKNPTALGWLNKLWDQI, via the coding sequence ATGGAAATATTTGAGCTTAAATACTTTTTAGCCGTGGCCCAGATTGAAAATGTCAATCGAGCTGCTGAAAAGATTAATGTTTCTTCTGGATCACTTAGTAAAGCTATTGCCCGTCTTGAAGAAGAACTACAAACACCACTTTTTTTTAAGTCTGGACGAGGTATTAGATTAACTCCAGAGGGGCAAGTTTTGAAAAAGAAAGCAGCTAATATTATTTATCTCGAAGAGGATGCTCGTCTTGAATTAAGGGGGCGAGAATACGGGAGTCTCAATGTCTATGTTTCTTCAGAAGAAATATTGCAGACTTCCTTCGGAATTGAAATAGCAAAAAAAATCATGAATTTTTTTCCACAAGCGAAAATACAGTTTACGATTCGAGGCGAAGTAGCCGCTATTAATCAGGTTATGGACGGTGAGTCCCACTTCGCTCTTATCACATTGGACCCACCTGAAAATCTTATTAGTCGTGTATTGGCAAAAGTTGAATTCAAAACTTGCGCTTCTAAAAGTCACCCGCTAGTTAAAAAATATGGAAACAAGGCAATCCCTATTGACGAAGTACTTAAATATCCTTTTGTCGCTCCTGACTCTTCAATTCTAGGAAAAATTGCGAAGTCTTTCTCTATTGACGGTTGGCGAGATGACAAGTTTCCGCGGATGATTAGGTACAAAGTTTGCGGATTGAAACTGATGGAAAATCTCATACAAGAAGGAATGGCTTTGGGGTACTTACCTGACTACTTTGTTGAGAGTGCTGGGCTTACTTCCCTCAAATTGTCTGGATGTCCCTATTCATGTCAGCAAACTATTAGAATTGTAACTAAAAATCCCACGGCCCTTGGTTGGCTGAATAAACTTTGGGATCAGATTTAA